In Variovorax sp. J2L1-78, the following are encoded in one genomic region:
- a CDS encoding fatty acid cis/trans isomerase, which translates to MRRIAALIGLMLVAACAAVVTGSGFASRFGAADTERFDVRVTQLDAPSYEGVIQPILDRRCVVCHACNDAPCQLKATSWEGLARGASKTPVYDATRLLAAAPSRLGIDADKASEWRERDFFAVLNEHAPTVEANRTAGLMHRLLALKQQHPLPAGEVADASLDFSINREASCPAGTQIDAYERTTPLGGMPFGLPGLAADEYRALTRWLELGAPASPARAPTPLALQRVAQWELFFNGDALKQQLFSRYAYEHLFLAHLYFDDDADRQYFKLVRSATPPGQPVQLVRSRRPVDDPGVARVYYRLVPERETIVAKTHMPYALGADRMARWRSLFLDASYSVDTLPGYSAATAANPFATFAALPVGARYRFMLDEAEFTIMGFVKGPVCRGQMALDVIRDRFWVTFMAPTERYDAAMADLLSRDANLLRLPTGHSNTDVLIPWLHYARLENRYLKARTDFYAGELRGPENLDLRLLWDGEGRNANAALTVFRHYDSASVVKGFVGDTPETAWVIGYPLLERIHYLLVANFDVYGNVGHQLNSRLYMDFLRMEGEFNFISMLPRAQRTAVRDRWYRGDSLGTREQVYGGASTTLDVESGIRFRTADVKRELLDQMKTRLAPVLGDGLALSRDAPPALRELAALRGAALQWLPESSVLVVDMPGAPGAPPATFNLLRNTAHGSVSHLLGERRELRPDENTVTVTPGLVGSYPNAFFRATAGELPAMTEAIRRLRSDADYTAFVERWGVRRTSPSFWAVSDAVHARYARDQPLSAGVLDFNRLENR; encoded by the coding sequence ATGCGCCGTATCGCGGCACTCATCGGGCTGATGCTCGTGGCGGCCTGCGCCGCCGTCGTCACCGGGTCGGGCTTCGCGTCGCGCTTCGGCGCGGCCGACACCGAACGCTTCGACGTGCGGGTCACCCAGCTCGATGCGCCTTCCTACGAGGGCGTGATCCAGCCGATCCTCGACCGCCGCTGTGTCGTTTGCCATGCCTGCAACGACGCACCGTGCCAGCTCAAGGCCACCAGCTGGGAAGGCCTGGCGCGCGGCGCCAGCAAGACACCGGTGTACGACGCCACGCGCCTGCTGGCGGCCGCGCCGAGCCGGCTCGGCATCGATGCCGACAAAGCCTCCGAATGGCGCGAGCGCGATTTCTTCGCGGTGCTCAACGAGCACGCGCCCACCGTCGAGGCCAACCGGACGGCCGGCCTGATGCACCGGCTGCTGGCGCTCAAGCAGCAGCACCCCTTGCCCGCCGGCGAGGTGGCCGACGCCAGCCTGGATTTCTCCATCAACCGCGAAGCCAGCTGCCCGGCCGGCACCCAGATCGATGCCTACGAGCGCACCACGCCGCTCGGCGGCATGCCCTTCGGCCTGCCGGGCCTGGCCGCGGACGAGTACCGAGCGCTCACGCGCTGGCTCGAACTGGGGGCGCCTGCCAGCCCCGCGCGGGCGCCGACACCGCTCGCGCTGCAGCGCGTGGCGCAGTGGGAGCTGTTCTTCAACGGCGATGCGCTCAAGCAGCAGCTGTTCAGTCGCTACGCCTACGAGCATCTCTTCCTCGCGCATCTGTACTTCGACGACGATGCCGATCGCCAGTACTTCAAGCTGGTGCGCTCGGCCACGCCGCCAGGGCAGCCCGTGCAGCTGGTGCGCAGCCGCCGGCCGGTCGACGACCCGGGCGTGGCGCGGGTGTACTACCGGCTGGTGCCCGAACGCGAAACCATCGTCGCGAAGACGCACATGCCCTACGCGCTCGGTGCCGATCGCATGGCGCGCTGGCGGTCGCTGTTTCTCGATGCGTCTTACAGCGTGGACACGCTGCCGGGCTACAGCGCGGCCACGGCCGCCAACCCCTTCGCCACCTTCGCGGCGCTGCCGGTCGGCGCGCGTTACCGCTTCATGCTCGACGAGGCGGAGTTCACCATCATGGGCTTCGTCAAGGGTCCGGTCTGCCGCGGCCAGATGGCGCTCGACGTGATCCGCGACCGCTTCTGGGTCACGTTCATGGCGCCGACCGAGCGCTACGACGCGGCGATGGCCGATCTGCTGTCGCGCGACGCCAACCTGCTGCGCCTGCCGACCGGCCACAGCAACACCGATGTGCTGATTCCGTGGCTGCATTACGCGCGCCTGGAGAACCGCTACCTGAAGGCGCGCACCGACTTCTACGCCGGCGAGCTGCGCGGCCCCGAGAACCTCGACCTGCGCCTGCTGTGGGACGGCGAGGGTCGCAACGCCAACGCCGCGCTCACCGTGTTCCGCCACTACGACAGCGCGAGCGTGGTGAAGGGCTTCGTCGGCGACACGCCCGAGACCGCCTGGGTCATCGGCTACCCGCTGCTCGAGCGCATCCACTACCTGCTGGTCGCCAACTTCGACGTGTACGGCAACGTCGGGCACCAGCTCAACTCGCGGCTCTACATGGACTTCCTTCGCATGGAAGGCGAGTTCAACTTCATCTCGATGCTGCCGCGGGCGCAGCGTACGGCCGTGCGCGACCGCTGGTACCGCGGCGACAGCCTCGGCACGCGCGAGCAGGTCTATGGCGGCGCGTCCACCACGCTCGATGTCGAGAGCGGCATCCGCTTCCGGACGGCGGACGTCAAGCGGGAGCTGCTCGACCAGATGAAGACGCGGCTCGCGCCGGTGCTCGGCGACGGCCTCGCGCTGAGCCGGGACGCGCCGCCGGCCCTGCGTGAGCTCGCCGCCCTGCGCGGTGCTGCGCTGCAGTGGCTGCCGGAGTCGTCGGTGCTCGTCGTCGACATGCCGGGTGCACCGGGTGCGCCGCCAGCCACCTTCAACCTGCTGCGCAACACGGCGCACGGCAGCGTGTCGCATCTGCTCGGCGAGCGCCGGGAACTGAGGCCCGACGAGAACACGGTGACCGTGACGCCCGGCCTGGTCGGCAGCTACCCGAATGCCTTCTTCCGTGCGACGGCCGGGGAGCTGCCGGCGATGACCGAGGCCATCCGCCGGCTGCGTTCAGACGCAGACTACACCGCCTTCGTCGAGCGCTGGGGCGTGCGGCGCACCAGCCCGAGCTTCTGGGCCGTGAGCGACGCGGTGCACGCGCGCTACGCGCGCGATCAGCCCTTGAGCGCCGGGGTGCTGGACTTCAATCGGCTGGAGAACCGCTGA
- a CDS encoding cation:proton antiporter domain-containing protein — MTLALLLLQLTVILVVARGCGLLLRAFGQPMVIGEMTAGILLGPIVFGALFPAWHAQLFPPASLQGLSSLASLGIVLFMFVVGAELRSPSGMAAQVKSAGWVGVCSMLLPMVLGLAIAPVLHPTLAPAGLPFWPFALFLGVALSITAFPVLARILKDRHMTRTPVGQLALGAAGVVDSLAWVLLALVVAFASSGAGLAGFMRISLGLAVLVAVIFLVVKPLVARMLRVHAPGGVPSPTVLATLMIGLFACAMVTEWLHLHAVFGAFLFGLSLPRDDRLLKHLVERLEPLSIIVLMPIFFALAGLGTTSGAFAHAGLGAMALILVVASVGKIAGGAAGARVSGYGWRDSLATGALMNSRGLMELIVIKVGLDAGLIGPELFTMLLVMALVTTASTGPLLSLIARPSHDATADGARRA, encoded by the coding sequence ATGACACTCGCCCTCCTGCTCCTGCAGCTCACCGTGATCCTGGTGGTCGCCCGCGGCTGCGGCCTGCTCTTGCGCGCGTTCGGTCAGCCGATGGTCATCGGCGAGATGACGGCCGGCATCCTGCTCGGGCCGATCGTCTTCGGCGCCCTCTTCCCCGCGTGGCACGCGCAGCTGTTTCCGCCGGCCTCGCTGCAGGGCCTGTCGTCGCTGGCCTCGCTCGGGATCGTGCTCTTCATGTTCGTCGTCGGGGCCGAGCTTCGGTCGCCGAGCGGCATGGCGGCACAGGTCAAGTCGGCCGGCTGGGTGGGCGTGTGCAGCATGCTGCTGCCGATGGTGCTGGGCCTGGCGATCGCGCCGGTGCTACACCCGACGCTGGCACCGGCGGGCCTGCCTTTCTGGCCCTTCGCGCTGTTCCTCGGCGTGGCGCTGTCGATCACGGCCTTCCCGGTGCTCGCCCGCATCCTGAAGGACCGCCACATGACGCGCACGCCGGTGGGCCAGCTGGCGCTCGGTGCCGCCGGCGTGGTCGACTCGCTGGCCTGGGTGCTGCTCGCGCTGGTGGTCGCCTTCGCGAGTTCGGGCGCCGGGCTGGCGGGCTTCATGCGCATCAGCCTGGGGCTCGCGGTGCTGGTGGCCGTCATCTTCCTCGTCGTCAAGCCGCTCGTTGCCCGCATGCTGCGCGTGCATGCGCCGGGCGGCGTGCCGTCGCCGACGGTGCTGGCGACGCTGATGATCGGCCTGTTCGCCTGCGCCATGGTGACCGAGTGGCTGCACCTGCACGCCGTCTTCGGCGCCTTCCTGTTCGGCCTGAGCCTGCCGCGCGACGACCGCCTGCTCAAGCACCTGGTCGAGCGGCTGGAGCCGCTGTCGATCATCGTGCTGATGCCGATCTTCTTCGCGCTGGCGGGGCTGGGCACCACCTCGGGCGCCTTCGCCCACGCGGGACTTGGCGCCATGGCGCTGATCCTGGTGGTCGCCAGCGTCGGCAAGATCGCCGGTGGAGCCGCCGGCGCGCGGGTCAGCGGCTACGGCTGGCGGGACAGCCTGGCGACCGGCGCGCTGATGAACTCGCGCGGCCTGATGGAACTCATCGTCATCAAGGTCGGCCTCGATGCCGGCCTGATCGGTCCCGAGCTGTTCACGATGCTGCTCGTGATGGCGCTCGTCACGACGGCCTCGACCGGCCCGCTGCTCAGCCTCATCGCCCGTCCCAGCCACGACGCCACGGCCGACGGCGCACGACGGGCCTGA
- a CDS encoding NAD(P)/FAD-dependent oxidoreductase, whose amino-acid sequence MPTVQECDVLVVGGGPAGSTIAALLAREGRHVVLLEKAHHPRFHIGESLLPGNVELFEKLGVREQVEKIGMPKFGIEFVPPDLDYCSYVDFSEGWDPSKDSAWQVRRSELDELLFRNAATLGALTLEGAKVREIDFDDSGATVQAVLDDGANRTWRTRFVVDASGRDTVLASKFKSKKKNPDHNSTALFGHFRNARRLEGRREGNISICWFEHGWFWFIPLADGTTSVGAVCWAYYLKARDKPLKDYFFDTIALCPELHDRLKDATLVDDAVHATGNFAYSSTHATGDRYLMVGDAFTFIDPMFSSGVFLAMQSAFDGAKLVQTALDRPAELTAARQALEERMRVGPRDYSWFIYRVTNPTIRDMFMHPQNIFNVKQGLMSLLAADIHQEGPRYRRSLLMFKVVYYFVSLLNFRRTYAGWKRHRFNIRDMGMLRGETIMKADGAEAPR is encoded by the coding sequence ATGCCAACAGTTCAGGAATGCGATGTGCTCGTCGTCGGCGGCGGCCCCGCGGGGTCGACCATCGCGGCGCTTCTGGCGCGCGAAGGCCGCCATGTGGTGCTGCTCGAGAAGGCGCACCACCCGCGCTTCCACATCGGCGAATCGCTGCTGCCAGGCAATGTCGAGCTGTTCGAAAAACTCGGTGTGCGCGAGCAGGTCGAGAAGATCGGCATGCCGAAGTTCGGCATCGAGTTCGTGCCGCCCGACCTCGACTACTGCAGCTACGTCGACTTCTCCGAAGGCTGGGACCCGAGCAAGGACTCGGCCTGGCAGGTGCGCCGCTCGGAGCTCGATGAGCTGCTGTTCCGCAATGCGGCCACGCTGGGCGCGCTGACCCTCGAGGGCGCGAAGGTGCGCGAGATCGATTTCGACGACAGCGGCGCCACCGTGCAGGCGGTGCTCGACGACGGTGCCAACCGCACCTGGCGCACGCGCTTCGTGGTCGACGCCAGTGGTCGCGACACGGTGCTGGCCAGCAAGTTCAAGAGCAAGAAGAAGAACCCCGACCACAACAGCACGGCGCTCTTCGGGCACTTCCGCAATGCGCGGCGCCTGGAGGGCAGGCGCGAAGGCAACATCAGCATCTGCTGGTTCGAGCACGGCTGGTTCTGGTTCATTCCGCTGGCCGACGGCACCACCAGCGTCGGCGCGGTGTGCTGGGCCTACTACCTGAAGGCGCGCGACAAGCCGCTGAAGGACTACTTCTTCGACACCATCGCGCTCTGCCCCGAGCTGCACGACCGCCTGAAGGACGCGACGCTGGTGGACGACGCCGTGCACGCCACGGGCAACTTCGCCTATTCGAGCACGCACGCCACCGGCGACCGCTACCTGATGGTGGGCGATGCCTTCACCTTCATCGACCCGATGTTCTCGTCGGGCGTGTTCCTGGCGATGCAGAGCGCCTTCGACGGCGCGAAGCTGGTGCAGACGGCGCTCGACCGGCCCGCCGAACTGACCGCGGCGCGCCAAGCCCTGGAGGAACGCATGCGCGTCGGCCCGCGCGACTACTCGTGGTTCATCTACCGCGTGACGAACCCGACCATCCGCGACATGTTCATGCACCCGCAGAACATCTTCAACGTGAAGCAGGGGCTCATGTCCTTGCTCGCCGCCGACATCCATCAGGAAGGGCCCCGCTACCGGCGCTCGCTGCTGATGTTCAAGGTGGTCTATTACTTCGTCTCACTGCTGAACTTCCGCCGCACCTATGCCGGCTGGAAGCGCCACCGCTTCAACATCCGCGACATGGGCATGCTGCGCGGCGAAACCATCATGAAGGCCGACGGCGCCGAAGCGCCTCGATGA